One region of Streptomyces capillispiralis genomic DNA includes:
- a CDS encoding MBL fold metallo-hydrolase, whose translation MAARIERLVTSGQFSLDGGTWDVDNNVWIVGDDHEAIVIDAAHDADAIAEAVGDRRLTAIVCTHAHNDHIDAAPALAERTGATIWLHHDDLPLWKQTHPDRDPDSWLVDGQVIEAGGADLRVLHTPGHAPGAVCLYDPGLATVFTGDTLFQGGPGATGRSFSHFPTIIDSIRERLLSLPPGTKVLTGHGDPTTIGAEAPHLDEWIARGH comes from the coding sequence ATGGCCGCCCGCATCGAACGACTCGTCACCTCCGGGCAGTTCAGCCTCGACGGCGGCACCTGGGACGTCGACAACAACGTGTGGATCGTCGGCGACGACCACGAGGCGATCGTCATCGACGCCGCCCACGACGCCGACGCCATCGCCGAGGCGGTGGGCGACCGGCGCCTCACCGCGATCGTGTGCACCCACGCCCACAACGACCACATCGACGCCGCGCCCGCCCTCGCGGAGCGCACCGGCGCCACCATCTGGCTGCACCACGACGACCTGCCGCTGTGGAAGCAGACCCACCCCGACCGCGACCCCGACTCCTGGCTGGTCGACGGCCAGGTGATCGAGGCGGGCGGCGCCGACCTGAGGGTGCTGCACACCCCGGGGCACGCGCCCGGCGCGGTCTGCCTGTACGACCCGGGCCTCGCCACCGTGTTCACCGGCGACACCCTGTTCCAGGGCGGCCCCGGCGCCACCGGCCGCTCCTTCTCCCACTTCCCGACGATCATCGACTCGATCCGGGAGCGGCTGCTGAGCCTGCCGCCCGGCACCAAGGTCCTCACCGGTCACGGCGACCCGACCACCATCGGCGCGGAGGCCCCGCACCTGGACGAATGGATCGCCCGCGGCCACTGA
- a CDS encoding TetR family transcriptional regulator yields MSASSAAPGRGDRAVKPPMRDALVAAAFRLFLERGYEQTTVDDIVALAGVGRRSFFRYFPSKEDVVFPDHEQCLDEMTAFLAAGAADDDPVRRVCDAARLVVRMYAENPAFSVQRYHLTKKVPGLRAYELSVVWRYERALAGYLRTRFAGLRDGGLRADVIAAAVVAAHNNALRSWLRSDGKGDAEAAVDHALGQVQAAFGATPVPPAAEGPEDVVVVVTRRGAPLWRVVQELESALGRGWDETPRPRF; encoded by the coding sequence ATGAGCGCGAGCAGTGCGGCTCCCGGCCGCGGTGACAGGGCCGTGAAGCCGCCGATGCGGGACGCCCTGGTCGCGGCGGCGTTCCGGCTGTTCCTGGAGCGGGGCTACGAACAGACCACGGTCGACGACATCGTGGCGCTCGCCGGGGTGGGGCGGCGTTCCTTCTTCCGCTACTTCCCGTCCAAGGAGGACGTGGTCTTCCCCGACCACGAGCAGTGCCTGGACGAGATGACGGCCTTCCTGGCCGCGGGCGCGGCCGACGACGATCCGGTGCGCAGGGTCTGCGACGCGGCCCGCCTGGTCGTGCGGATGTACGCCGAGAACCCGGCGTTCTCCGTGCAGCGCTATCACCTCACCAAGAAGGTGCCGGGGCTGCGGGCGTACGAGCTGTCGGTGGTCTGGCGGTACGAGCGTGCCCTGGCCGGGTATCTGCGGACCCGGTTCGCCGGCCTCCGGGACGGCGGTCTGCGGGCCGACGTGATCGCCGCCGCGGTGGTCGCGGCGCACAACAACGCGCTGCGGTCCTGGCTGCGTTCGGACGGGAAGGGGGACGCGGAGGCCGCGGTGGACCATGCGCTGGGGCAGGTGCAGGCGGCGTTCGGAGCCACGCCGGTCCCCCCGGCGGCCGAGGGGCCCGAGGACGTGGTGGTGGTCGTGACGCGGCGCGGGGCACCGTTGTGGCGGGTGGTGCAGGAACTGGAGTCCGCGCTAGGGCGCGGCTGGGACGAGACGCCCCGGCCCCGATTTTGA
- a CDS encoding Zn-ribbon domain-containing OB-fold protein, with protein MYHHSGSVAQQAAGSATGVLEAKGTDHAEAMLFQRCTWCGTAMYHRLLCPVCQGSDLRTERSEGVGTVRHSTVLHRNTPAARNVSLIEMAEGFVVRGRVMGPPIGIHSGDRVRLSTAKDPVRGEPVFQLVDEPYRAWT; from the coding sequence GTGTACCACCACTCAGGAAGCGTCGCTCAGCAGGCAGCCGGCTCCGCGACCGGCGTCCTCGAAGCCAAGGGGACCGACCACGCGGAGGCCATGCTCTTCCAGCGCTGCACCTGGTGCGGCACCGCCATGTACCACCGGCTGCTGTGCCCGGTCTGCCAGGGCAGCGACCTGCGTACGGAGCGCAGCGAGGGCGTCGGCACGGTCCGCCATTCCACGGTGCTCCACCGCAACACCCCCGCGGCCCGCAACGTCTCCCTGATCGAGATGGCCGAGGGGTTCGTGGTGCGGGGCAGGGTCATGGGGCCGCCCATCGGCATCCACAGCGGCGACCGGGTGCGACTGTCGACGGCGAAGGACCCGGTGCGGGGCGAGCCGGTCTTCCAGCTCGTCGACGAGCCGTACCGGGCCTGGACCTGA
- a CDS encoding S1 family peptidase, with protein sequence MRHARRVVRRVTRLAAVGGLLLGATMVTHAVAGEPRVPDAVPYATAGEAGARPGAGLVARLGTSRTAGSWTDAEGRTVVAVTDEAAAEDVRAAGAEPRRVERSMDDLRSATATLRAAPRVPGTAWALDYRSNEVVVRGDSTVSAEDWSELTEVADGIGGFVRMERTGGTFTTRLNGARPILSTAGRCSAGFNVTDGERDFVLTAGHCGPEGSVWFADDRGRQEVGTTVGGSFPGDDYSLIAYAGGRAGEGAGVVAIGDGRGVRITGVADPAVGQRVFRSGSTSGLRDGEVTALDATVNYPEGTVSGLIESDVCAEPGDSGGPMFSEGIALGVTSGGSGDCRSGGTTYFQPVTKALARLGVRLIVAPGADGGAAAPSPAPSRTQGAVAPDAASPGSSAPVRGILPDPSTLLSRLADPRNVGPGLLVIGGSLVALVATRWIRAEQDRKAYRRHYSATWG encoded by the coding sequence ATGAGGCACGCACGACGGGTCGTCCGGCGAGTGACACGGCTGGCGGCCGTCGGAGGGCTTCTGCTGGGGGCGACGATGGTCACCCACGCCGTCGCCGGTGAGCCCCGGGTGCCCGACGCGGTGCCGTACGCGACCGCCGGGGAGGCCGGGGCCCGCCCGGGCGCCGGCCTCGTGGCGCGGCTCGGCACGTCCCGTACGGCGGGCAGCTGGACCGACGCCGAGGGGCGGACGGTGGTCGCGGTCACCGACGAGGCGGCGGCGGAGGACGTACGGGCGGCCGGGGCCGAACCCAGGAGGGTGGAACGCAGCATGGACGACCTGAGGTCGGCCACCGCGACGCTGCGGGCGGCGCCGCGCGTGCCGGGGACGGCGTGGGCCCTGGACTACCGGTCCAACGAGGTGGTGGTGCGCGGCGACAGCACGGTGTCCGCGGAGGACTGGTCGGAGCTGACCGAAGTGGCCGACGGCATCGGCGGTTTCGTCCGCATGGAGCGCACCGGGGGCACGTTCACCACCCGTCTCAACGGGGCGCGGCCCATCCTGTCGACGGCCGGCCGCTGTTCGGCGGGCTTCAACGTGACCGACGGCGAACGGGACTTCGTCCTGACGGCCGGGCACTGCGGGCCCGAGGGGTCGGTGTGGTTCGCCGACGACCGGGGCCGGCAGGAGGTCGGCACCACGGTCGGCGGCAGCTTCCCCGGCGACGACTACTCGCTGATCGCGTACGCGGGCGGCCGGGCGGGCGAGGGGGCCGGCGTGGTGGCGATCGGCGACGGCAGGGGCGTACGGATCACGGGGGTGGCGGATCCGGCGGTCGGCCAGCGGGTGTTCCGCAGCGGCAGTACCAGCGGGCTGCGCGACGGCGAGGTGACCGCGCTCGACGCGACGGTGAACTACCCCGAGGGCACGGTCAGCGGTCTCATCGAGTCCGATGTGTGCGCGGAGCCCGGGGACAGCGGCGGTCCGATGTTCTCCGAGGGCATCGCGCTCGGTGTGACGTCGGGCGGCAGCGGTGACTGCCGGTCGGGCGGTACGACGTACTTCCAGCCGGTGACGAAGGCGCTGGCGCGGCTCGGGGTGCGGCTGATCGTGGCACCCGGGGCCGACGGCGGGGCGGCGGCGCCGTCCCCGGCTCCGTCCCGGACACAGGGCGCGGTGGCTCCGGACGCGGCCTCGCCGGGGTCGTCGGCTCCGGTGCGGGGCATCCTGCCGGACCCGTCGACCCTGCTGTCGCGGCTGGCCGACCCGCGCAACGTCGGTCCCGGTCTGCTGGTGATCGGGGGCAGTCTGGTCGCCCTGGTGGCGACGCGCTGGATCCGGGCGGAACAGGACCGCAAGGCGTACCGGCGCCATTACTCGGCGACGTGGGGTTGA
- a CDS encoding class I SAM-dependent methyltransferase, producing MADECYAHPRLAAVYDPLDPDRSDLDAYLRMAEEFGARWVLDIGCGTGVFALLLAGRGIEVTGVDPAGASLEVARGKPGGDRVRWIHGDATALPPLRVDLATMTANVAQAIADPDLWHGTLRGAHAALRPGGRLVFETRDPARRAWEEWTREKSYGRTRVPGVGTVEHWVEVTGVDGPLVTFRSTYVFAADAADAADAAGPEVLTSDSTLRFRERQEVEADLAGHGYVVEEVRDAPDRPGREFVFVARRTD from the coding sequence ATGGCTGACGAGTGTTACGCGCATCCACGACTGGCCGCCGTCTACGACCCGCTCGACCCCGACCGCAGCGATCTCGACGCGTATCTGCGCATGGCCGAGGAGTTCGGCGCCCGGTGGGTGCTGGACATCGGCTGCGGGACCGGGGTGTTCGCCCTGCTCCTGGCCGGCCGGGGGATCGAGGTGACCGGTGTCGATCCCGCCGGGGCGTCCCTCGAAGTGGCCCGGGGCAAGCCGGGCGGCGACCGGGTCCGCTGGATCCACGGCGACGCGACGGCGCTGCCGCCGCTGCGGGTCGACCTGGCGACCATGACGGCGAACGTCGCCCAGGCCATCGCCGATCCGGACCTCTGGCACGGCACCCTGCGGGGCGCCCACGCGGCCCTGCGGCCCGGTGGCCGCCTGGTGTTCGAGACCCGGGACCCGGCCCGGCGCGCCTGGGAGGAGTGGACCCGGGAGAAGTCGTACGGCAGGACGCGGGTGCCGGGCGTCGGCACGGTCGAGCACTGGGTCGAGGTGACGGGGGTGGATGGGCCGCTGGTGACGTTCCGGTCGACGTACGTCTTCGCGGCGGATGCGGCAGACGCGGCGGACGCGGCGGGCCCCGAGGTGCTGACGTCGGACTCGACGCTGCGTTTCCGTGAGCGGCAGGAGGTGGAGGCCGACCTCGCCGGGCACGGCTACGTGGTGGAGGAGGTGCGGGACGCCCCCGACCGGCCGGGACGGGAGTTCGTCTTCGTGGCGCGGCGTACCGACTGA
- a CDS encoding MalY/PatB family protein: protein MTRIPHETSGEPNPLHALTLDRLRRRTSMKWRTHPEDVLPVWVAEMDVPLAAPVVRAVTEAMELGDTGYPAGTAYAEALAAFADERWGWDGPAVERTAIVPDVMLGVVEMLKLVTGYGDPVVVNPPVYPPFHDFVRHMDRRVVEAPLGPDARLDLDVLEDTFRRVTAGRERAAYLLCSPHNPTGTVHTAEELSAVAALAERYGVRVVADEIHAPLVVGEARFVPYLSVPGGERGLSLMSASKGWNLAGLKAALALAGPEAAGDLARMPEEVGHGPSHVGVLAHTAALRDGTAWLDALLAGLDANRRLLAALLAEHLPDIRHRPGEATYLAWLDCRALGLGDDPADAFLRHGRVALTSGLPFGTGGTGHARLNLATSPEVLEEAVRRMAVAVERRPGR from the coding sequence ATGACCAGGATCCCGCACGAGACGTCCGGTGAACCGAACCCCCTGCACGCCCTCACCCTCGACCGCCTGCGCCGCCGCACCAGCATGAAATGGCGTACCCACCCCGAGGACGTGCTGCCCGTGTGGGTGGCCGAGATGGACGTCCCCCTCGCCGCACCGGTCGTCCGTGCCGTGACCGAGGCGATGGAGCTCGGTGACACCGGCTACCCCGCGGGCACCGCGTACGCCGAGGCGCTCGCCGCCTTCGCGGACGAGCGGTGGGGCTGGGACGGACCGGCCGTCGAGCGCACCGCGATCGTGCCCGACGTCATGCTCGGCGTGGTCGAGATGCTGAAACTGGTCACCGGGTACGGCGATCCGGTCGTGGTGAACCCGCCGGTGTACCCGCCCTTCCACGACTTCGTCCGGCATATGGACCGCCGGGTCGTCGAGGCCCCGCTCGGCCCGGACGCACGGCTCGACCTCGACGTCCTGGAGGACACCTTCCGCCGGGTGACGGCCGGCCGGGAGCGGGCCGCCTACCTGCTGTGCAGCCCGCACAACCCCACCGGCACCGTGCACACCGCCGAGGAGTTGTCCGCCGTGGCCGCCCTCGCCGAGCGGTACGGCGTACGCGTCGTCGCCGACGAGATCCACGCGCCGCTGGTCGTGGGGGAGGCGCGGTTCGTGCCGTACCTGAGCGTGCCCGGCGGCGAGCGCGGGCTGTCGCTCATGTCGGCGTCCAAGGGCTGGAACCTGGCCGGGCTCAAGGCGGCCCTCGCCCTCGCCGGCCCGGAGGCGGCCGGGGACCTGGCACGGATGCCCGAGGAGGTGGGGCACGGACCCAGCCACGTCGGCGTCCTCGCCCACACCGCCGCCCTGCGCGACGGCACCGCCTGGCTGGACGCCCTGCTCGCGGGCCTGGACGCCAACCGCCGGCTGCTCGCCGCCCTCCTGGCCGAGCACCTGCCCGACATCCGCCACCGCCCCGGCGAGGCCACCTACCTGGCCTGGCTCGACTGCCGGGCCCTGGGCCTCGGCGACGACCCGGCAGACGCGTTCCTGCGGCACGGCCGAGTGGCCCTCACCTCCGGACTGCCCTTCGGCACCGGCGGCACCGGTCACGCCCGCCTGAACCTCGCCACCTCGCCCGAGGTGCTCGAGGAGGCGGTACGGCGGATGGCGGTGGCCGTGGAGCGGCGGCCGGGGCGATGA
- a CDS encoding S-(hydroxymethyl)mycothiol dehydrogenase: protein MAQEVRGVIAPGKDQAVRIETIVVPDPGPGEAVVRIQACGVCHTDLHYKQGGISDDFPFLLGHEAAGVVESVGDGVTDVAPGDFVILNWRAVCGTCRACLRGRPWYCFDTHNARQKMTLTDGTELSPALGIGAFAEKTLVAAGQCTKVDPAVAPEVAGLLGCGVMAGIGAAINTGNVGRGDSVAVIGCGGVGDAAVAGSRLAGAAKIIAVDIDDRKLETARSMGATHTVNSRETDPVEAIRELTGGFGADVVIEAVGRPETYQQAFYARDLAGTVVLVGVPTPEMKLELPLLDVFGRGGSLKSSWYGDCLPSRDFPMLIDLHLQGRLDLAAFVTETIRLDEVEQAFERMHHGDVLRSVVVL from the coding sequence ATGGCGCAGGAAGTACGCGGTGTGATCGCACCCGGCAAGGACCAGGCGGTACGGATCGAGACGATCGTCGTACCCGACCCGGGACCGGGCGAGGCGGTCGTACGGATCCAGGCGTGCGGTGTGTGCCACACCGATCTGCACTACAAGCAGGGTGGCATCAGCGACGACTTCCCCTTCCTGCTCGGCCACGAGGCCGCGGGCGTGGTCGAGTCGGTCGGCGACGGTGTCACCGACGTCGCGCCCGGTGACTTCGTGATCCTCAACTGGCGTGCGGTGTGCGGCACGTGCCGGGCCTGTCTGCGCGGACGCCCCTGGTACTGCTTCGACACCCACAACGCGCGGCAGAAGATGACCCTCACCGACGGCACCGAGCTCTCCCCGGCCCTGGGCATCGGCGCCTTCGCCGAGAAGACCCTGGTCGCCGCCGGACAGTGCACCAAGGTCGACCCGGCCGTCGCCCCCGAGGTCGCCGGGCTGCTCGGCTGCGGTGTGATGGCCGGCATCGGCGCCGCGATCAACACCGGGAACGTGGGCAGGGGCGACTCGGTCGCCGTCATCGGCTGCGGCGGCGTCGGGGACGCGGCCGTCGCCGGGTCCCGGCTCGCCGGAGCGGCGAAGATCATTGCCGTCGACATCGACGACCGCAAGCTCGAGACCGCCCGCTCCATGGGCGCCACCCACACCGTCAACTCGCGCGAGACCGACCCGGTCGAGGCGATCCGGGAGCTCACCGGCGGCTTCGGCGCCGACGTCGTCATCGAGGCCGTCGGCCGCCCCGAGACCTACCAGCAGGCCTTCTACGCCCGCGACCTGGCCGGCACCGTCGTCCTGGTCGGCGTGCCCACCCCCGAGATGAAGCTCGAACTGCCGCTGCTGGACGTCTTCGGCCGGGGCGGCTCCCTGAAGTCCTCCTGGTACGGCGACTGCCTGCCCTCCCGCGACTTCCCGATGCTGATCGACCTCCACCTCCAGGGCCGCCTGGACCTGGCGGCGTTCGTCACCGAGACGATCCGACTGGACGAGGTGGAGCAGGCGTTCGAGCGGATGCACCACGGCGACGTGCTGCGTTCGGTGGTGGTGCTGTGA
- a CDS encoding SDR family oxidoreductase, with product MSGQLKGRVALVAGATRGAGRGIAVELGAAGATVYVTGRSTRGRRSEYGRPETVEDTADLVTGAGGRGIAVPTDHLVPEQVKALVDRIAAEQGRLDVLVNDVWGGEHLFEWEAPVWEHDLDNGLRLLRLAVETHAITSHHALPLLLRHPGGLVVEVTDGTADYNRGTYRNSFFYDLAKSSVLRMAFALGHELGPRGATALALTPGWLRSEMMLDHFGVREENWRDALESVPHFAISETPRYVGRAVAALAADPDVARFNGTSLSSGGLAREYGFTDLDGSRPDAWRYIVEVQDAGRPADTTGYR from the coding sequence ATGTCGGGGCAGTTGAAGGGCAGGGTCGCGCTGGTGGCCGGGGCGACCCGGGGCGCCGGACGGGGCATCGCCGTGGAGCTGGGGGCGGCGGGCGCGACCGTGTACGTCACGGGCCGTTCCACCCGCGGGCGCCGCTCCGAGTACGGCCGCCCCGAGACCGTCGAGGACACCGCCGACCTGGTCACCGGGGCGGGCGGCCGGGGCATCGCGGTGCCCACGGACCACCTGGTACCGGAGCAGGTGAAGGCGCTGGTCGACCGGATCGCCGCCGAACAGGGCCGTCTGGACGTCCTCGTCAACGACGTCTGGGGCGGCGAGCACCTCTTCGAGTGGGAGGCACCCGTCTGGGAGCACGACCTGGACAACGGGCTGCGGCTGCTCCGGCTCGCCGTGGAGACCCACGCGATCACCAGCCACCACGCCCTCCCGCTGCTGCTGCGCCACCCCGGCGGACTGGTCGTGGAGGTCACCGACGGCACCGCCGACTACAACCGCGGCACCTACCGCAACTCCTTCTTCTACGACCTCGCCAAGTCCTCCGTCCTGCGCATGGCCTTCGCCCTCGGCCACGAACTGGGGCCGCGCGGCGCCACCGCCCTCGCCCTGACACCGGGCTGGCTGCGCTCGGAGATGATGCTCGACCACTTCGGGGTGCGGGAGGAGAACTGGCGCGACGCCTTGGAGAGCGTCCCGCACTTCGCCATCTCGGAGACCCCGCGCTACGTCGGACGGGCGGTCGCCGCGCTCGCCGCCGACCCGGACGTGGCCCGCTTCAACGGCACGTCGCTGTCCAGCGGCGGCCTCGCCCGGGAGTACGGCTTCACCGACCTCGACGGCAGCCGCCCGGACGCCTGGCGCTACATCGTCGAGGTCCAGGACGCGGGCAGGCCGGCGGACACGACCGGCTACCGCTGA
- a CDS encoding peptidoglycan-binding domain-containing protein, with amino-acid sequence MTTPSGPGRPPQGPPLEPVRVLRPRRTDALAELFREFEQDDRGGYESVPLPRAPAGSEDSTRELPPVPAARPPTAPHAAGSRRTAWALALAGAAVAGLGGALLLTERNAGDRTAPAPAPATTAPAVPAGPGFLREGDAGSEVTELQRRLLRVPDVYRGGATDGRYDAALSEAVARFQLWYGVRGDETGVYGDDTRRALESRTGSPGS; translated from the coding sequence GTGACGACACCGTCCGGGCCCGGGCGGCCGCCCCAGGGGCCGCCCCTCGAACCGGTGCGCGTCCTGCGCCCGCGCCGTACCGACGCGCTCGCCGAGCTGTTCCGGGAGTTCGAGCAGGACGACCGGGGCGGCTACGAGTCGGTGCCGCTGCCCCGGGCGCCGGCCGGGTCGGAGGACAGCACGCGGGAACTGCCGCCCGTCCCCGCCGCCCGTCCGCCGACGGCCCCGCACGCCGCCGGGTCCCGCCGCACCGCGTGGGCGCTCGCCCTGGCCGGGGCGGCGGTCGCCGGCCTCGGCGGCGCGCTCCTGCTCACGGAGCGGAACGCCGGGGACCGTACGGCACCCGCTCCCGCTCCCGCCACGACGGCTCCCGCCGTTCCCGCCGGCCCGGGGTTCCTCCGCGAGGGCGACGCGGGCAGCGAGGTGACCGAACTCCAGCGGCGGCTGCTGCGCGTCCCGGACGTCTACCGGGGCGGCGCCACCGACGGCCGCTACGACGCCGCCCTCTCCGAGGCCGTCGCCCGCTTCCAGCTCTGGTACGGCGTCAGGGGCGACGAGACCGGCGTCTACGGCGACGACACCCGCCGCGCCCTGGAGTCCCGCACCGGCTCTCCGGGATCCTGA
- a CDS encoding SDR family NAD(P)-dependent oxidoreductase: MTTDTGRFAGYGVLITGAARGIGAATARRFAQEGARVLVVDADPDAAEATAAGLRDRGPGAEAFAADVTDRASVEAAVAHAVTAFGSLDVLVNNAAHCTPDAPRFEDEPDEEWARDLDVTLTGAYRCCRAALPHLAASGRGAIVSVGSVNGLQDFGNHAYSAAKAGLVSLTRTLAGHAAPRGVRVNLVAPGTVRTRAWEGRSDDLEAARRLYPLGRVGEPEDIAAAIAFLASRDASWITGTTLVVDGGITAVNAGFRQAVAGPGDGGPTP; this comes from the coding sequence ATGACGACGGACACGGGACGCTTCGCGGGGTACGGGGTTCTCATCACCGGCGCGGCACGCGGCATCGGCGCCGCCACCGCCCGGCGGTTCGCACAGGAGGGAGCCCGGGTCCTCGTGGTCGACGCGGACCCGGACGCGGCGGAGGCGACGGCGGCTGGGCTGCGGGACCGGGGCCCGGGCGCCGAGGCCTTCGCCGCGGACGTCACCGACCGGGCGTCGGTCGAGGCCGCCGTCGCCCACGCCGTGACCGCCTTCGGCTCGCTCGACGTCCTGGTCAACAACGCCGCCCACTGCACCCCGGACGCGCCCCGCTTCGAGGACGAGCCGGACGAGGAGTGGGCCCGCGACCTCGACGTCACCCTCACCGGCGCCTACCGCTGCTGCCGCGCCGCACTCCCGCACCTCGCCGCCTCCGGCCGGGGCGCCATCGTCTCGGTGGGCTCCGTCAACGGCCTCCAGGACTTCGGCAACCACGCCTACAGCGCGGCCAAGGCGGGCCTGGTCTCCCTCACCCGCACCCTCGCCGGGCACGCCGCGCCGCGCGGGGTCCGCGTGAACCTCGTGGCGCCGGGCACCGTCCGCACCCGTGCCTGGGAGGGCAGGTCCGACGACCTGGAGGCGGCCCGGCGCCTCTACCCGCTGGGCCGGGTCGGCGAACCCGAGGACATCGCGGCCGCGATCGCCTTCCTCGCCTCCCGCGACGCGTCCTGGATCACCGGCACCACCCTCGTCGTCGACGGCGGCATCACGGCCGTGAACGCCGGATTCCGGCAGGCGGTCGCGGGGCCGGGAGACGGCGGGCCGACGCCGTAG
- a CDS encoding L,D-transpeptidase family protein produces MGDIRRRTVVALGVTSLVAPLTLALGATPAQAASCTTTAGPYQKQVEKFLGRPVDGKQSSADCKAIRAFQTKHGITPNIGYAGPVTWGVMNLMNKQKAVGKNPNKSGKCPVNKGRIACVDLTLQLSWIQDGKKLVFGPVPVRTGRDGYETRTGLKKIYWRNIDHVSTIYDVPMPYSQFFDGGQAFHSAGVSMWNPPGSHGCVNMTKTDAKKYWSLLKNGDDVYVYGRKPGT; encoded by the coding sequence ATGGGGGACATACGTAGACGCACTGTCGTCGCCCTCGGGGTCACCTCGCTGGTGGCCCCGCTCACACTCGCGCTCGGCGCCACGCCGGCCCAGGCCGCGAGCTGCACCACCACGGCGGGCCCGTACCAGAAGCAGGTGGAGAAGTTCCTCGGCCGCCCGGTCGACGGCAAGCAGTCCTCCGCCGACTGCAAGGCCATCCGCGCCTTCCAGACCAAGCACGGCATCACGCCGAACATCGGGTACGCCGGCCCCGTCACCTGGGGCGTGATGAACCTGATGAACAAGCAGAAGGCCGTCGGAAAGAACCCGAACAAATCGGGCAAATGCCCGGTGAACAAGGGTCGGATCGCCTGCGTGGACCTCACGCTCCAGCTCAGCTGGATCCAGGACGGCAAGAAGCTGGTCTTCGGTCCGGTGCCGGTCCGCACCGGCCGCGACGGCTACGAGACCCGCACCGGCCTGAAGAAGATCTACTGGCGCAACATCGACCACGTCTCGACCATCTACGACGTGCCGATGCCCTACAGCCAGTTCTTCGACGGTGGCCAGGCCTTCCACTCGGCGGGGGTCAGCATGTGGAACCCGCCCGGCTCGCACGGCTGCGTCAACATGACGAAGACCGACGCCAAGAAGTACTGGTCGCTGCTGAAGAACGGCGACGACGTCTACGTGTACGGCCGCAAGCCCGGCACCTGA